The proteins below are encoded in one region of Pomacea canaliculata isolate SZHN2017 linkage group LG7, ASM307304v1, whole genome shotgun sequence:
- the LOC112569259 gene encoding uncharacterized protein LOC112569259: protein MEVVYAVVDKVKDKTKSSRGQGQTTDTPRGRQTMNDYYEKDQRTEEDPVYTNTTNIKFKKKEHLATAPINAAGTKNLPSPSSSSQTVDNGRWENDDGLIYVTPFFDVGGQVRRPLHPRKEEADYCTLRMIQTKMSASDEDSDH, encoded by the exons atggaagtAGTATATGCAGTTGTGGATAAAGTCAAAGATAAAACTAAATCAAGTCGTGGACAAGGCCAAACAACAGACACACCTCGAGGCCGGCAAACAATGAACG ATTATTACGAGAAG GATCAAAGGACAGAAGAAGACCCCGTCTACACTAACACTACTAATATTAAATTCAAGAAGAAGGAGCACCTTGCCACAGCACCAATTAATGCCGCAGGGACAAAGAACTTACCCAGCCCTTCCTCAAGTTCCCAGACGGTTGATAACGGTAGATGGGAGAACGATGACGGTTTGATTTACGTCACACCTTTCTTTGATGTCGGCGGTCAGGTGAGGCGACCTCTACATCCGAGGAAGGAGGAAGCAGACTACTGCACACTTCGCATGATTCAAACCAAGATGTCTGCCTCTGATGAAGACTCAGACCATTGA